Below is a genomic region from Thermoflexus hugenholtzii JAD2.
CAGCTCCGCCAGCACCTGGCCAGCCTTCACCGCGTCCCCCACCCCGACGTAGACCTTGCGCACGACGCCGGATTGAGTGAAAGCCAGGTTCACCAGAGTGTGGGGCTGAAGGTTGCCGGACCCGCTGACGGTGACCTCCAGGGTGCCCCGACGCACCCGGACCACCGTGTTCTGACCCTGCGGGGACTGGGCCGTCGAAGCCCCCGCGCAGGCGACGGCCAGGATCAGGATCAGCGAAACGAGAATCCCCCATTGTCCTTTTCGCATCAGTTCCTCCGTCTCTAAGAGCTAACGGGAAAGGGTTTCCTGCAAGCCTTGGATGAGCAGTTCCTTCTCCAGATCCGTGAGGCGCGCCTCCGGATGGATAAGCAGATAATCCGCTGGCGGCATGCTTCCATTGCGGATCACCCGAGCGATCTCCTCCGCCAAGCGGGCTTTGCGGGCCGGTGACAGCGCGGCCGGATCCAGCTCGGAGAGGTTGAGGGCCTGCCGGCCCTCGTTCACGTGTAGAACGGTCAGCCAGGAGGCCGGTGCGACCGCGGTATACCAGGGCCAGCGCGTTTCGTTGCTATGGCAGTCCGCACACGCCCGCTGCCAGAGGGCTTGGGTCTGAGGAGAATCCCATGGGATCGTCGCCCGAGCCGGCGGGTTGGTGCGCGGGACCGGGATCAGCTGGGCGATCAGCAAAGCGGCCAGGCTCAGCATGGCCCCGGCGCCCAGGGCCCGAAGGCCCTCCTGCGGCCGATCTCCCCAGATCGCCGCAGTGGGAACGTCCTCCATGCCCCATCGGCGTCGGCTCCAGCCCACTGCACCCAGCGCGAGAAGCGCCAGGGCGCTCAGGATGCCACCTCCGACCGCCATGGTGGACGGGGCCACCCGCACCGGCGCCAGCCCCTCCGGCGGCCGCCCCGGGAAGGGCCCCACGAACGGCTCCCCTCGGAATCGCTCCCCCGACGTGCCGAAAGGCGGCACGGCGCGAGCGCCTTCACCCAGGGTCTCCGGAGGGCCCAGGAAGCCGGGCACCCCACCGGGCCCGAAGCTCCCCTGAAGCCCTGCAAAGGCCGGAGCCGGCCCACGGGCCATCGCCAGCAAGAAGGCCAGAAGGAGGGAGAGGCCCGCAACCAGCCCGCTGGCCCCTCCCAACCCCAGCAGGGCCTGGACCCATTTGTGGATCCGGGACGGGAGATCCATCCGCAGGCCCGCGACGGTGACCGCGATGAGCAGCAACAGGGCGCTGCCCACGGTCCAGAGGGCCGCGAAGGGTCCCACCGTGCCGATTTGAAGGAGGAACATCAAGAGGCCCAGGAGCGTTAGGAAAAGAAACCAGGCAGGCAGGACAAGGAGAATCTTCCGGGGCCACGAAGCGGGCCGGAGGGCGGTGATCCCGGCCACGAGGGCAGCGGCCCCCAGGGCCGATAGGGCGCTCACCCCAATGGCCCAGCGGGAGACCTGCTGCAGGGCCGTGAACCCGGTCACGTTCCGATAAAGGAAGCCGAAGCGGGCGCCCAGGACCGTCAGGACGCCGTAGAGCAAGACTCCCAGGGCGATCCCCCAGAGCGGGATCAGGAAGCCAAACCATCGTCGCCCCATGGGTTCCTCCAGATGATGGTGATGTCAGGCCACAGCGGCCCCGCTGCGCAGTGGGAGGATCAGCTCGAAGCGGCTGCCCTGGCCGGGCCAGCTGCGCACTTCCACCTGTCCGCCGTGGGCTTCCACGATCCAGCGCACAATGGCCAGGCCCAAGCCGCTCCCCTCCGCCGGGGCGTTCCGCCCCCGATAGAAGCGCTCGAAGATGTGGGGAAGGTCCTCCGGATCGATGCCGGATCCGGTGTCCTCCACCCAGATCCGGACGCGCTCCCCCTCCCGCCGGGCGCCCACCGTGATCCGCCCGCCGGACGGCGTGAACTTGACCGCGTTGTCCAGCAGGTTGGCCAGGGCCATCTCCAGCCGCCACCGATCCCAGATCCCCTCGATGGGCTCCGGCGGGAGCTCGAGGGAGAGGGCGATCCCCTTCCGGGCTGCTCCTTCCCGGAACAGGGAGAGCGCGGCCCGGAGGACATCCTCCAGGGCATGGGGGGCGAGGTCCAGGGAGATCAGGCCGGCCTCCAGGCGGGAGAGGTCCAGGAGGTTGTGGGTGATCCAGGCCAGCCGATCCACCTGAGCCTGGCTCTCGGCGAGGAAGGCGGCCCGGGCCTCCGGGTCCTCCGCCGCTGGCCCTTGCAGGAGCTCCAGGAAGGTCCGGAGGGCAGTCAGCGGCGTGCGGAGCTGATGGGAGGCGTCGGCGATGAAGTGGCGCAGGACGTCCCGCTCCCGGGCCAGGGCCGTGAAGCTGGCCTGCAGGCGCTCAGCCATCCGATTGAGCTCGGCGGCCAGATGCCGCAGCTCCACCGGCCCGGCCTCCGGCGCGCGGACGTGGAGGTTTCCCTCGCCCATTTGCACCGCCGCGTGGGCCAGGCGACGGATAGGGCGGCTCAGCGCCTCGCTCACCCCCAGGCCCAGCAGCCCGGCCAGCAGGGCGGCGACGAGGCCGGCCAGGGCGAAGGCGCGGGTGGTGGCGGCGATCACCTCCAGGCTGGGCTCCACCCCGGCCTGCAGCTCCACATACCCGATGGGCGCCCGGGGATCCCCGATGGGCGCCCGCGCCACCAGTGGAAGCGAGGGCGCGGTGACCTCCTCTCCCGCCTCCGGGGACCCAGGCAGCGTCTCAAAGTGGAAGCGGCTGCCCCACGGGCTGCGGAACTGGCGGATCCGCATCCAGCGCATCCCGGGGGGGCTATGGGCGGGCCAGCCCTCCCGGCCCCGCAGATAGAGGGAGCCCCACGGAGGGATCCCGGCTCCCTCGGCACCGGGGGTAGACGCCGGGGCGGCCCAGAGGACCTCCCCGGCGGGGCCGGTCGGGAAGCCGGAGTCGGCCAGCACCCGGCCCTGGGCGTCCAGGATGCGCACCCGGGCGTTCCCCAGGAAGGCGGTGGCGTAGGCCAGGCGGGTCAACCCCTCCGGCCAGGGCTCCGGCTCCATGAACATCCGGGCCTGCCGGGCCACGGCCTCCGCGTTCGCCCGCAGCACCGCCTGCTCCTGCCGGATCCCATACGCCCGCAGCAGGCTCACCGTCAGCACCCCGGTGATCCCCACCGCGACGATGCTGAGCAGCAGATAGCTCCCGATCAGCCACCCGCGAATGGAACGGATCCGCCCGAACGTCCGCATGGTGCCTCCTCAAAGACCAGACGTAGGGCAACTGCAAGCCGTTGCCCTACTCACTGGGGGCCGGCGTCGGAGAGACGGCGGGAGCCGGAGCGGCCATAACTCGGGAGAGCACTCCTTCGCGGGCGAGCAGGAACAGCGTCCCCACGACGACGCCGATCAGCCCTGCCATTCCCAGAACCCCCGGACCGGTCCATACCCACCGGCGCATCGATTCTCCTCCTCTCCACAAGGCCTGTCCGTGACGATCATGCTACGCCTGGAGCATTGTGCCTCTGTTGCCCCTCTGTTAAGGCTCCTTAACAGGATGGCTGGATTTGCCATTGGGCCTTGAACCATGGGGGAAGCCTGGACGGGGCTTGCGGAGGGGTTTTCCTTCAGATTCTCCCGCAGGCGGCGGATCACGAAGAACCGGGGATACTGGCTCTCCAGGCGAAGCGTATGCCTCTAAGGCAGAGGGGCATTGGCGATCCAGTGGCGCTGTATGCCCGGCACACGATCGAAATCCCGGTCGTCAGAGGCAATCGCGGGGACGTTCAGGCGATCCATGATAGCGACGTGGAGAGCGTCCCGAGGCAGCAGTCCGTATCGGGAAGCGTGGTGCAGGAAACGATATGCATCCTCCGTCTCCACACCGACGAGATGCACGTTAGGCAAACGAAGTAGCATCTCAATAGCCCTGCGAATTGGCGGCGCGTGACGTCTTACCAGCCCTGCAGGATCCTGGCGTAACCCTGTGAGAGGATGCTGGCCTTCCTGTTCGCGAATGCGTGCTAACAGCAAGCGGTAAAACAGTTCATCCAGGACAGGAACCCCTACCAGGGCGGCAATCTCTCCCTTAATGACGCGCTCCAGGAAAGAGCGAACAACCGCCAGATATCGTCGGTCAGAACGGAGATACATGTACCACACATTGGTGTCCACATAGACAGGGCCGGGAGGGACCTCATCGAGCCTCATAAAAGCCCCCAACTTCGAGGTCGAAGTCGTAAAACTCAAAGGGTTCTTCCCCCAGACATCCGGCCAGTTCATCCAGCGTCTGATAAGGATCAGTCGGCTCTTCTGGAAGGATGGAAATCTCCCCCTTCCGCACAACAAGACGCAACCGTTTGCCCAGGAGAGCTTCGTCCAGCAGCTCTCGAGGCAATATAAGCGCCCCTTCCGCCTCCACCGTCAGCTCCCGCTCCGTCATGGGAATCACCTCCCGGCCCATTTCCGCCTACATGGTTTTCTGATTTCGACGTTTCCCTCATCACGCCCGCATGATAGTTTTTACCATAGGATGCTCAAGCCTCACAATCCCCACCCATCATCTCCGCTGCACACGCCTCGTCCGAATCGAGTCCTCCTCGGACTGCGCCACCGTCAGGCCGCCAGCGCCCTGCGCACCACCGACGTGCGGCAACCGTCGATATCGTCCGTGCTTCCCCCTTCCTGGAAGCCCTATTACACCGACCGTCTGCATCTCTTTACCGGGAGACTGCCGTTCCGCAGCACATCGTCATTTATTTCACCCCGAAGGGCGAAACAAACGACCGGCGGCTTCCTGCTTCAACGACCCGTAGCTCGTAGACCGGCTCATAGCCGTTCCGCCGCCAGAGGGATCTGGGGCACCCCAGCCGGTCTTCGACCGGCTGGGGACCCCGCGACAGGCGTGACTTCCCGGAGAACTCCCGGTAGGGCCTTTCAGGGCGGCCAACCCGTAGTTTCTCAGATTGAGGGCCGCGTTGAGATCCCGATCCATCT
It encodes:
- a CDS encoding heme-binding domain-containing protein, with amino-acid sequence MGRRWFGFLIPLWGIALGVLLYGVLTVLGARFGFLYRNVTGFTALQQVSRWAIGVSALSALGAAALVAGITALRPASWPRKILLVLPAWFLFLTLLGLLMFLLQIGTVGPFAALWTVGSALLLLIAVTVAGLRMDLPSRIHKWVQALLGLGGASGLVAGLSLLLAFLLAMARGPAPAFAGLQGSFGPGGVPGFLGPPETLGEGARAVPPFGTSGERFRGEPFVGPFPGRPPEGLAPVRVAPSTMAVGGGILSALALLALGAVGWSRRRWGMEDVPTAAIWGDRPQEGLRALGAGAMLSLAALLIAQLIPVPRTNPPARATIPWDSPQTQALWQRACADCHSNETRWPWYTAVAPASWLTVLHVNEGRQALNLSELDPAALSPARKARLAEEIARVIRNGSMPPADYLLIHPEARLTDLEKELLIQGLQETLSR
- a CDS encoding sensor histidine kinase, which translates into the protein MRTFGRIRSIRGWLIGSYLLLSIVAVGITGVLTVSLLRAYGIRQEQAVLRANAEAVARQARMFMEPEPWPEGLTRLAYATAFLGNARVRILDAQGRVLADSGFPTGPAGEVLWAAPASTPGAEGAGIPPWGSLYLRGREGWPAHSPPGMRWMRIRQFRSPWGSRFHFETLPGSPEAGEEVTAPSLPLVARAPIGDPRAPIGYVELQAGVEPSLEVIAATTRAFALAGLVAALLAGLLGLGVSEALSRPIRRLAHAAVQMGEGNLHVRAPEAGPVELRHLAAELNRMAERLQASFTALARERDVLRHFIADASHQLRTPLTALRTFLELLQGPAAEDPEARAAFLAESQAQVDRLAWITHNLLDLSRLEAGLISLDLAPHALEDVLRAALSLFREGAARKGIALSLELPPEPIEGIWDRWRLEMALANLLDNAVKFTPSGGRITVGARREGERVRIWVEDTGSGIDPEDLPHIFERFYRGRNAPAEGSGLGLAIVRWIVEAHGGQVEVRSWPGQGSRFELILPLRSGAAVA
- a CDS encoding type II toxin-antitoxin system VapC family toxin, with amino-acid sequence MRLDEVPPGPVYVDTNVWYMYLRSDRRYLAVVRSFLERVIKGEIAALVGVPVLDELFYRLLLARIREQEGQHPLTGLRQDPAGLVRRHAPPIRRAIEMLLRLPNVHLVGVETEDAYRFLHHASRYGLLPRDALHVAIMDRLNVPAIASDDRDFDRVPGIQRHWIANAPLP
- a CDS encoding AbrB/MazE/SpoVT family DNA-binding domain-containing protein, which translates into the protein MTERELTVEAEGALILPRELLDEALLGKRLRLVVRKGEISILPEEPTDPYQTLDELAGCLGEEPFEFYDFDLEVGGFYEAR